Proteins from a single region of Runella sp. SP2:
- a CDS encoding heavy-metal-associated domain-containing protein — protein sequence MSRIISVTLNVGLTGLVHLLCCWLPLVVVLFNGASIAWLAEYRAPLMVLQLSVLAWSFYDLYLRSSHVASLFEKRVFWTAVALTVVLNIIPHRYFQAEDSRLAQAQFERIRSTRVAQFELQKPPKSVEKLSTTLQSVEGVVPSQIKLNDEVVSVRYYLGKTSEQTILAALRQQGYEVTRID from the coding sequence ATGTCGAGAATTATTTCTGTTACATTAAATGTAGGTTTAACGGGGCTAGTGCACTTGCTGTGTTGCTGGTTGCCTTTGGTGGTAGTTCTTTTTAATGGCGCTTCAATTGCGTGGTTGGCTGAGTACCGTGCTCCATTGATGGTTCTCCAATTAAGCGTGTTGGCTTGGTCTTTTTACGATCTTTATCTAAGATCTTCGCACGTAGCTTCTCTTTTTGAAAAACGTGTTTTTTGGACTGCTGTAGCCCTTACTGTGGTGCTTAACATCATCCCTCACCGTTATTTTCAAGCCGAAGATAGCCGCTTAGCGCAAGCACAATTTGAGCGTATTCGTAGCACACGGGTGGCACAATTTGAGTTGCAAAAACCCCCAAAATCAGTAGAAAAACTAAGCACAACCTTGCAGTCAGTAGAAGGTGTAGTCCCTTCACAAATAAAACTCAACGATGAAGTGGTGTCGGTCAGGTATTATTTGGGAAAAACCTCAGAACAAACTATCTTGGCCGCACTTCGTCAACAAGGATACGAAGTGACAAGAATTGACTAA